CACGACATCGACCTCCAGGTCCGGGCCGGTGAGGTGGTCGGCCTGGCCGGCCTGATCGGCGCCGGACGCTCCGAACTCGCCCTCGCTCTTGCCGGCGACCGACCCGTCCGCTCCGGCACCGTCACCCTCGACGGCAAGCAACTGCGCTCCGGACGGCCCGGCGAGGCCATCAAGGCCGGGCTCGGCCTGGCCCCCGAGGAGCGCAAGGCCCAGGCGCTGTTCCTGCAGCGCTCGATCCGCGACAACACCTCCGCTGTCGTTCTGGAGCGGCTGCGCCGCTGGCGCTTCGTACGCCGCGGCGCCGAGCGGGAACTCGCCCAGCACTACGTCGACCGCCTGCGGGTGCGCACCCCTTCCATCGAACATGAAGTCCGCAAGCTCTCCGGCGGCAACCAGCAGAAGGTCGTCCTCGCTCGCTGGCTCGCCCGCAAGCCCAAGCTCCTCATCCTCGACGAACCCACCCGCGGCATCGACATCGGCGCCAAGGCGGAGATCTACCAGATCATCGCCGACCTTGCCCGCGAAGGCGTCGCCATCTTGGTGATCTCCTCCGAACTGCCCGAGGTCCTCGGCCTTGCCGACCGCATTGTCGTCATGCAGGGCGGCCGGATCACCGGCGAACTCGGCAGGGACGCCGCCTCCGAGGAGACCATCCTCGCCCTCGCCATGGCCGACGACCTCAGCACGATCCCACCCGCCTCTGGAGCCACCTCATGACCATCACCACCACCCGGCCGACGGCGCCCTCCAAGCCCGCCGGCCGCACCGCCCGTTCCCTCCTGGCCTCCATCGGCGGACAGAACCTCAGCCTGATCGGTGCCCTGGTCATCGTCCTCGGCCTGTTCGGCGTGCTGAACGACAACTACCTCAGCATCTCCAACATGCAGGTCATCGCCGAAGCCGCCACCATCACCGGACTGCTCGCTATCGTGCAGACCGTCGTCATCATCTGCGGCGGCCTCGACATCTCCGTCGGCTCCCAGGCAGGAGTCGCCTCCGTCGTCTCCGCCATGGCCTTCACCAGCTCTGGCGCCAACCCCTACGCCGGCATGGCCGCAGCGATAGCCGTCGGCATCCTGATCGGCATCCTCAACGGCGTGATCATCGTCTACGGACGCGTCAACCCCACCATCGCCACCCTGGCCGGCCTCGCCGCGTACAAAGGCCTGGCCCAACTGATCTCCAACGGTCGCGCACAGGGATACGTCCTCAACGACGACGTCTTCATCTTCCTCGGCCGCGGCAAGATCGCCGGACTGCCTGTGATGGTGTGGATCCTCATCATGGCCGCCGTCGCCGTCCACCTGCTCCTGAAGTACACCGACATCGGCCGCAACATCTACGCGATCGGCGGAAACGACACCGCCGCCCGCCTGTCCGGCATCAACATCAACAAGTACCTGGTCGCCGTCTACGCCCTCATCGGCGCGGTCGCCGCCGTTGCCGGCATCCTGCTGACCGCCCGCACCGGCAGCGGGCAGCCCACCTCCGGCAGCGAGGGCCTCGAACTCAAGGCCATCACCGCCGCCGCGCTCGGCGGCTGCGCCCTCAAGGGCGGCAAAGGCGGCATCGGCGGCACCCTGCTTGCCGTCGCGCTGCTCGGCTGCCTCGAGAACGGACTCACCGTCCAGGGCATCAACGCCTTCTGGCAGAACGTCGCCCAGGGCACCCTGCTGGTCGTCGCCGTTGTCATCCAGCAGCGCCGCAGTGGTGAACGCGCCGTCGGTCTGCCCGGCTGACCCTTCTACCCGTCCCCACCGGTCCGGCCCTCCTGCCGCAGAGGGCCGGACCCCGTTCGGTTCCCCGGACGGGGAAAAGGCCCGCCCAAGAACCAACCTGGAAGCTATGCTGCGAGGTTGAGGAGCGAATGTTATCGTCATGCTCGCTCAGTACCAGGAAGAGGAGCTTCGTGCATGCTCGGTGAGGTGTCCCAGGTGGCGCAGGCCCCGCACGGCGGCAGTTGGCCGATCTGCACCGCGCTCCAGCCCTTCAGGCGCGGAGGGCAGGCCGCATGACGATCGGGCGCAGCACGCTGAGTGACCAGATCGTGCGCGAGATCATCTCAGAGATCAAGCAGCGGGATCTCCAAGCCGGGGACGAGGTCCCGGCCGAGGGCGAACTCGCCGAGCGGCACGGGGTGAACCGTCTGGTGATCCGCGAGGCCATCCGCACTCTGGTAGCCCGAGGTGTCCTGGTCTCCAGCCAGGGGAAGCGGGCCCGGGTCGCGGTGCCCTCTCCTGCGGTCCTGGAGCAGATCCTGGAGTTCCGCCTCAACCAGAACTCGATGGACCTGCGCGACTTGATCGATACTCGCCAAGTGATCGAGGGCGCGCTGGCCCGCCGCGCGGCCTCGCGAGTCGCAGCCGGCCACGGAACGGTCGACGAGGCCGAGCAGGCGCTGGCCGCCATGCACGACCACACAGGCGACCCCGACGGCTTCATCGCCGCGGACCTGGCCTTCCATCAGGCCGTTGCCGACCTCGCCAACTCCAATGTCCTCTCCTTCATCCTGTCAGCCATGAACGGCGTCCTGCTGGATGTTCGACGCACCAGCTTCCAGGGCCGGGAGCAGCGCGGCAGCAGCCACGGGGAGACCATCGACGCGCACCGGGAAATCCTCGATACGGTCGTCGCCGGCGACCCGGACGCCGCAGCTGAAGCCATGAGCCGCCACCTCACCGAGACCAGCCATGACCTAGGGCTTTAAACCGCTTCGGGTCGGTGCGGTCCGATGCCCTGCGCGGGAGCGAGGCATCGGCGAAGGCGGATTCGGAAATCGCGCTGAAGGCGATCGAGTTGCACACCCCTCGTCAGTTGCTCGAGCACAACGCGTTCTGATGCGGGAGTCTGCACTCCCGGACGACATCCGGCTCCAGCGCCGAGTCCTCACCGCAGCGCCCGAGCGCCCTGACCTCGATCCCTGGGCGCCCGAGCGGACTCCTGAGGAACAGGAGATCTTGGATCTGATCAGGGTGGGCCGCCCGTGGTTCGACGGCCCGATCTCTCTCGTGCCCGTCGCTCAGTTGTACGCCCGCGACATCCCCTTCCCCTGCCCGTCCGACGCGGACCTGCTCCAAGTCCTCTGGTGCCCCTTCGACCACGAGATGGCACACCCGAGGACCGCCCTCTTCTGGCGGTCCTCCGTAACCGTCACCGACGTCCTCGAGGCACCGCCCGAGCCGCCGATCGTCCAGGATGGCTGGTACCTCCCAGAGCCGTGCCTGTTCTCACCGGAGCAGGTCGTCGAATACCCCAACCCCTCGGAGCTGAGCAAGGAACTTCGGGACCAGCTGGACGACATGAGCCGCTGGGAGACGATCGACTCCGCGCGGTATAACACCTACGCGGACGACCTTGGCGAGCTCTACCTGAACAACCTCTGCACCGCCCCCGGCTGGAAGATCGGCGGTTGGACGCGCTGGAGCCCCACCGACCCAGTCGACCGCTCCTGCCCCGAGTGCGGCACCGAGGCGGTCCCGCTCCTCACCATCGCCTCATCGGAATGGGACGGGGGCAGCGCGACCTGGATCGCCGAGCAGGACCGGCCAACCCCGGGCCCGCCGGCCCTGGGCGCACGGGATGGCAACTTCACCTTGATCGACATCACCGGTGGCAACAACCTGCAGCTCCGCGTTTGCCCGGCATCCCCGCACCACCCTCACTTCGAACTGCTGCAGTGGGCTCGTGCGGTAGCCTTCCGCGCCGATGCCACAAGCGACACCGCGATCGACTCTCCGGTCAGTTGCCCTGGCCGACTACCGGAGATCCAAACGACGAGCCCTACGGGCTGACGATCACGCGGGGGGACTTGCTGGAGGGGCCGACCGGGGGCGTGGGCGACGGCGGTTCGCTGACGCCCGGGGTGCGGGCGGGTGGCACCGGGGCTGGGTCCAGCGGGCCGCCGGGCAGGACCAGCAGGCAGACGGCCGCCGCCGCTGCCACAGCGCCGAGCGCCGCGAAGGCGGCGATGCGCACCCGGCGCATCCCCCAGCTCCGGCCCTGCGGGGGTGCGTCGCGGCGCAGTCCGCCGTACGTGACGCGCGCGGCCCGGGCCGCAAGAGCCTCCTGCAGCCGCTCTTCGACAGTGGGCGTCATCGGTCGTCCCCCAGCTTCTTCTCCAGCATGTCGAGCGCGCGGCTCGCGGTGGACTTCACCGTGCCGCGCGAGAGATTGAGCGTCTGCGCGATCTGAGCCTCGGTCAGCTCCGACCAGTAGCGCAGCACCAGTACTTCCCGCTGACGCTGTGTCAGTTGTGCTAGGCCTGCGAGAACTTGGCGGTGTTCCTCGGCGAGCAGCAGCGCCTCGTCGACCGGCGGTCCGTGCCCTTGGTGCGGCGGGGTGTAGGAACGGGCCGTCCGCCGCCTGCGCAGCACGGAGCGGGCCGCGTTGACCACGGCGGTGTGCAGATAGGCCCGGGGATCGTCGAGCCCGCGCAGCGATGTGCCGTAGGTGCGGCACATGGCGGCGAAGGCGTCCTGGACGACGTCCTCGGCGGTGTGCAGGTCGTCCACCAGGAAGAGCGCGAGCCGCACCATGTCGAGGCGGCGCGCACGGTAGAGCTCGGTGAGCGTGGACGGCGGTCGGTCGTCGTACGGTGTGCCGGTCACCCGTGTGCGGCGTCCTCGCGGGGGTGCGCCCTCGGTCTGGGACATGTGGGCGAGCAGGCGGGACCACCAGGGCCGCACCGCGGGTATGGCGTACTGCATGGGCCTCGATCCGTTGCGGGAGGGGCGGGCCGGCCCGCGGAGGGACCGGCCCGCCCCCTGTGGCGCTGTTACTTCTTGACGCCGTGGCCGGGGTCGATCACCCGGGGTGCGTTCCCGGCGCCGGTGCCGGTGCCGGACGTGCCCGCCTCGACCACCTTCGGGCTGCCGGTGGCCGCCGGCGCGGCGGGCTTCGCCGCGGGCTGGACGGCGGGCTGCACGGCGGGGGACGCCTTCGCCCCGGAGTCGGCGGTGGCCTGCACGGCGAAGCCGCCGCCGACCAGCAGTACGACACCGGTGACGGCGCCCAGGTAGGTGCGCCGGCGGGTGTGCATGGACATGAGGTTCTCCCGAGGGGGTGACGGAAACAGGGTCTGAAGGGCGCCTTCAACCCACCAGACGTGCGTCGCCGGTCGAGGTTGCGACCTGGTCGGGGATTGCCTATGCGAAGGCCCCGTCGACGTACACCCAGGCACCCTCGTACCGCTCGAAGCGACTGAGCTCATGGAGCGAGTCCGCCTCACCCCGGTAGCTCCAGCGCGCGCGGAAGGTGACCGTCCCCTTGGTGTGGAAGGCGGTGCCCTCCGTCGCCTCCAGGATCTCCAGCCCCTGCCACCGCTGACCCGCGTCGAACTCGATGCCGGGCGGCCGGGTCGTGGGGTGCCAGGTCCGCAGCAGGTACGCGGCGTCCTGGACGACGAAGGCGCTGTAGCGCGAGCGCATGAGCGCCTCCGCCGTGGGGGCCGCGGCCGCACCGGAGTGGTAGCGGCCGCAGCAGGAGGCGTACGGGGCGGGGAGTCCGCAGGGGCAGGGGGACGTGGCAGTGGTACGGGGCACGGCGGTCATTCTGCCGGTGCCCGGCTACCGCGCGTGCACCGGCTCGGGGCGTTCGCAGCTGCTCCGTACGGGAAGTGCCGCACCCTCCCGCGCCGCGTCCAGCAGCGTGAGCATCACATCGAGCACGTGCCGCGAGAGACGTGGCTGGTGCTGTGGCGCAGGCGTACCGGGCGCGGCCCGCTGGAATGGCCGCTTGCGGTGCTGCTGTGCGGTGCGGCTGTTGCGCTGGTCGTGACGGCGATGACTGGTTGACCGGCACAGGCGGGCAGTTGGGGCTTCTCGTGCTTGTGGGCGGGGAGCCCGCTGACGTTTCGGGTGGTGGAAGCACTCACCTGTCGGCGGCTACGGAATCGGGGGGTCCCCGACTGCGTGGCTCCTGTTAGGCGGTCATGCGGGTGAGAGTGCCTGCTGTGAGTGTGGCCAGCATGTCCTGCAGGGCGGTCGGGAAGTCCAGCTTGTACGCGGTGAGGGAGGGGTCGGCGTTGTAGGCGGCGAGCATGGCCGGGGAGGGCCGTGCGTGGGTCCACACTGCACCAATGGTCATGATCATGGCCGCGACCAATTGGGGGGCGCTGTCGCCCAGTTCGGGAAGGTGCTGGCGGACCGGTTCGGCGATGGCGATGACGTTGGCCACGGCCGCGCGCTTGGAGCGGGCGGCCACCTCTGGGGAAACGTTGTGTTCCAGCACGCTCGCCTGGGAGCTCAGGAGGTCGCACAGGATCCGGCGCTCGGCCAGGGAGGCGGCGATGGCGGTGGCGAGCTGCTCTCCACGCCGGCTGAGCGGGGCATCCGCATCGATCCCAGCGTTCAGAAGGCCGGGCAGATCGGTGGTCCACTGCTGCCAGGCGTGGTCGAGCAGCTCCAGCAGGATCGCCTCGCGCGAATCGAAATAGCGCAGCACATTCGACTTCGCCAGCCCGACGCGTCGGCTCAGCTCATTGAGGCTCAGTTCACCGACGGGCATCTCCTCGAGCATGTCGGCAGTGGTGTCGAGAACGGTCTGACGCCGGATCTCGCGCTGTTCTTCACTGCGTGCGCGCTGGAAGTTCGTCATCCCGCCATGTTACAGACTGGCGGTCTTTTGACATCAGACCGCCGGTCCCTTAACTTGGTGGTACGCCATAAGAGACTCCCGGTCTGTAAAGCTGATACGCCTGAGAGCCGCATCAAGCGGCGGCCGGGCACGAACCCGACAGGAGCGTGGCAGTGATGAGCCACTGGACCCCCGATGTCATCCCCGAACAGACCGGCCGCACCGCCCTGATTACCGGCGGCAACAGCGGTATCGGCCTGGAAACCGCTCGCGTACTCACCCAGCACGGCGCCCGGGTCATCCTGGCCGGACGCAGCCAGGCCAAACTCGACCAGGCCGCCGAGGCCGTGCGCGCGTCTGGACCCGGAGCCAAAGTCGACACGCTCGTCCTCGACCTCTCCGATCTCGCCTCCGTCCGTGAGGCCGCCACCAGGGTCGCCGAAACCGAGACGATCGACTTGCTGTTCAACAACGCAGGTGTGATGAACCTGCCCGAGCGGCAGACCACACGCGACGGCTTTGAGATGACTGTCGGAACCAACCACCTCGGCCACTTCGCCTTCGATGCCCAGATCTGGCCCGCCGTGCGCCGCTCGGCCGCGCCGCGCGTGATCACTGTCAGTGCCATCGCCGCTCGATGGCCGATCGGCCGGCTCGGCGACCTCATGAGCGAACAGCGCTACCGCGCCATGGGGGCCTACGCGAAGTCCAAGCGCGCCAACGTCGTCTACACCCTCGAACTGGCGCGCCGCACCGCGAACAGTCCCCTCAAGGCGCTCGTTGTCCACCCGGGATCGGCGATGACAGGCCTCCAGCAG
The sequence above is drawn from the Streptomyces sp. NBC_01465 genome and encodes:
- a CDS encoding ABC transporter permease produces the protein MTITTTRPTAPSKPAGRTARSLLASIGGQNLSLIGALVIVLGLFGVLNDNYLSISNMQVIAEAATITGLLAIVQTVVIICGGLDISVGSQAGVASVVSAMAFTSSGANPYAGMAAAIAVGILIGILNGVIIVYGRVNPTIATLAGLAAYKGLAQLISNGRAQGYVLNDDVFIFLGRGKIAGLPVMVWILIMAAVAVHLLLKYTDIGRNIYAIGGNDTAARLSGININKYLVAVYALIGAVAAVAGILLTARTGSGQPTSGSEGLELKAITAAALGGCALKGGKGGIGGTLLAVALLGCLENGLTVQGINAFWQNVAQGTLLVVAVVIQQRRSGERAVGLPG
- a CDS encoding FadR/GntR family transcriptional regulator, which translates into the protein MTIGRSTLSDQIVREIISEIKQRDLQAGDEVPAEGELAERHGVNRLVIREAIRTLVARGVLVSSQGKRARVAVPSPAVLEQILEFRLNQNSMDLRDLIDTRQVIEGALARRAASRVAAGHGTVDEAEQALAAMHDHTGDPDGFIAADLAFHQAVADLANSNVLSFILSAMNGVLLDVRRTSFQGREQRGSSHGETIDAHREILDTVVAGDPDAAAEAMSRHLTETSHDLGL
- a CDS encoding RNA polymerase sigma factor is translated as MQYAIPAVRPWWSRLLAHMSQTEGAPPRGRRTRVTGTPYDDRPPSTLTELYRARRLDMVRLALFLVDDLHTAEDVVQDAFAAMCRTYGTSLRGLDDPRAYLHTAVVNAARSVLRRRRTARSYTPPHQGHGPPVDEALLLAEEHRQVLAGLAQLTQRQREVLVLRYWSELTEAQIAQTLNLSRGTVKSTASRALDMLEKKLGDDR
- a CDS encoding YchJ family protein, with product MTAVPRTTATSPCPCGLPAPYASCCGRYHSGAAAAPTAEALMRSRYSAFVVQDAAYLLRTWHPTTRPPGIEFDAGQRWQGLEILEATEGTAFHTKGTVTFRARWSYRGEADSLHELSRFERYEGAWVYVDGAFA
- a CDS encoding TetR/AcrR family transcriptional regulator → MTNFQRARSEEQREIRRQTVLDTTADMLEEMPVGELSLNELSRRVGLAKSNVLRYFDSREAILLELLDHAWQQWTTDLPGLLNAGIDADAPLSRRGEQLATAIAASLAERRILCDLLSSQASVLEHNVSPEVAARSKRAAVANVIAIAEPVRQHLPELGDSAPQLVAAMIMTIGAVWTHARPSPAMLAAYNADPSLTAYKLDFPTALQDMLATLTAGTLTRMTA
- a CDS encoding oxidoreductase — translated: MSHWTPDVIPEQTGRTALITGGNSGIGLETARVLTQHGARVILAGRSQAKLDQAAEAVRASGPGAKVDTLVLDLSDLASVREAATRVAETETIDLLFNNAGVMNLPERQTTRDGFEMTVGTNHLGHFAFDAQIWPAVRRSAAPRVITVSAIAARWPIGRLGDLMSEQRYRAMGAYAKSKRANVVYTLELARRTANSPLKALVVHPGSAMTGLQQHGTGALGRILTPLAARLLMGSADGAAWPSLYAATSPQARTGQFIGPAGRDQTSGTPKPTKLPKGADDPTEGKRLWSASEQLTGVSFVPEAETAD